In the Alkaliphilus flagellatus genome, one interval contains:
- a CDS encoding enoyl-CoA hydratase-related protein — MKTVALKDLNPENIKVNIEGSVAIIIMNRPKALNALNNQTLDELNTIIDSISSDEEILGVIITGEGKGFVAGADIVQMQPYKAEEGRNYAEYAQGTFNKIEALGKPVIAAVNGYALGGGCELSMSCDLRIASERAVLGQPEVNLGVIPCFGGTQRLPRLIGSGRAKELIFTGRMVKADEAAAIGLVNKVVPAEELLNEAKNMMGTIISKAPMAIKYSKISINKGADLDLGNALELEKDLAALTFASEDKDEGMTAFLEKRTPKFNNK, encoded by the coding sequence ATGAAAACAGTAGCATTAAAGGATTTAAATCCTGAAAACATTAAAGTGAATATTGAAGGATCTGTTGCAATTATTATTATGAACAGACCAAAGGCCCTAAATGCACTAAACAATCAAACTTTAGATGAGTTAAATACTATCATTGATAGCATAAGTTCAGATGAGGAGATTTTAGGAGTTATTATAACAGGCGAAGGAAAAGGTTTTGTTGCAGGGGCAGATATTGTTCAAATGCAACCGTACAAAGCAGAAGAAGGCAGGAACTATGCAGAATATGCTCAAGGTACATTTAATAAGATTGAAGCCTTAGGAAAGCCTGTAATCGCAGCGGTAAATGGATATGCATTAGGTGGAGGATGTGAACTATCAATGAGTTGTGATTTAAGAATTGCTTCCGAAAGGGCTGTTTTGGGACAACCAGAGGTAAATTTAGGTGTCATCCCTTGCTTTGGAGGAACACAAAGATTACCTAGGCTTATAGGTAGTGGACGAGCAAAGGAGCTTATTTTTACAGGAAGAATGGTAAAGGCTGACGAGGCAGCTGCTATTGGACTTGTTAACAAGGTAGTTCCTGCTGAAGAACTTTTAAATGAGGCCAAAAACATGATGGGCACTATAATTTCCAAGGCTCCAATGGCTATTAAATATTCTAAGATATCTATTAATAAAGGTGCTGATTTAGATTTAGGTAATGCTCTCGAGCTTGAAAAAGATTTAGCAGCACTTACATTTGCTTCAGAAGATAAGGACGAAGGTATGACAGCGTTTCTCGAAAAGAGGACTCCTAAATTTAATAATAAATAA
- a CDS encoding DUF2935 domain-containing protein encodes MLSSNAFIRQSLETHLFFARIMKEHSFFLQVGFTPRDVSYSQQADNLRMEFDKLLWEVVCLSNGIVSPSVIQSGEVVTPYTLKAENLTSYYTGVNIPTYITQAEMELMGGECTMFNPMFEQTIYMLNHRAICLITAIIDFKTNVLSNVLSCNMFTTNYPLLIDHILREAKLYLRMIVRLQNREKIDVEKEIYEQELFWNRIMAEHSKFIRGLLDPTENDLINIANNFANEFDELTEAVEEAIKECLPIDEITDESLEATKRVSDFNAQGTEGLLDCKIRSIIIPLLGDHVLRESNHFIRLLKKFQKID; translated from the coding sequence ATGTTATCAAGTAATGCATTTATAAGACAATCTTTAGAAACTCATCTTTTTTTTGCTAGAATTATGAAGGAACACTCATTTTTCTTACAAGTAGGGTTTACACCAAGGGATGTAAGTTACTCTCAACAGGCAGATAACTTGAGAATGGAGTTTGATAAGCTTTTATGGGAGGTTGTTTGCTTATCAAATGGGATTGTAAGCCCTAGTGTTATTCAATCAGGAGAAGTGGTAACACCATATACCCTAAAGGCTGAAAACCTAACCTCATACTATACAGGTGTAAATATACCAACCTATATTACACAGGCAGAAATGGAACTAATGGGTGGAGAATGTACGATGTTCAACCCTATGTTTGAACAGACAATATACATGCTTAATCACAGAGCAATATGTTTAATAACAGCTATAATAGATTTTAAAACCAATGTTTTATCTAATGTTTTATCCTGCAACATGTTTACAACCAACTATCCTTTATTAATTGATCATATTTTAAGGGAAGCAAAATTGTACCTAAGAATGATTGTTAGACTTCAAAACAGAGAAAAAATTGATGTAGAAAAAGAAATCTATGAGCAGGAATTATTCTGGAATAGAATTATGGCAGAGCATTCAAAATTCATACGTGGATTACTTGATCCGACTGAAAATGATTTAATTAATATAGCCAATAATTTTGCTAACGAATTTGATGAATTGACAGAAGCGGTAGAGGAAGCTATTAAAGAGTGCTTACCAATTGATGAAATTACAGATGAAAGTCTAGAAGCTACAAAGAGGGTTAGTGATTTTAACGCCCAAGGCACAGAAGGGTTACTGGATTGTAAGATTAGGTCTATAATAATACCTTTACTAGGAGACCACGTACTTCGTGAATCCAATCATTTCATACGTTTATTAAAGAAGTTTCAGAAGATAGATTAG